In a genomic window of Cerasicoccus sp. TK19100:
- a CDS encoding polysaccharide biosynthesis tyrosine autokinase, with protein sequence MAISGFNSQDSDFEWSEALRSFYFRARMSLSRLWWVVVICVAIGVSVKWYQQSQRRPEYRSYALMVIDGQVSIPEGARYQEVFLNFFGTQIKLMNSQQVRQMAEQRVAALYPELKKVPVYVSIQQSADASAFDLSAVGSEPKYTQQYLDALMHEFLAYKEERRNQTTEKVFLTVMEKVLEKQEEIEALEEEKLNFQRTNNIVFITEQGSNAGTYLAELNNRRAELRTEIRILNNMGRNDGQELDALTESKLSSLDIGYEKAKRQVEQLKAERDEFSIYMKPAHPKIRRLNQEIERQANLLNIYRRQTLGQLDDRRKQLEAELTNLDEIIAEWEVKALKYSTLLAEFDRLNSRLDSAKTVHARLLSSIESIDITQNTHQETISVLQHASQAQEVPMDTNKQIVLGGVMGLLVGCGILALLSMLDTRVVSAEDIGARFSPPVLGVIPLQVSKKGSRLQLLQPGDDRVMFAESCRNIRSSLLFMDLDGQRPQVILLTSAVPAEGKSTLASNLSITLAFAHSKTLLVDADLRRGRVHTEFDIDSKPGLAELIEDPTMNMEDVTIHTDTENLDVIPCGDYPERPGELLLSQRFQQLLQEMRDKYDYVIFDCPPVLATDDTPTFATKADAVLFMVRSNSTRSGQIKSSLDILELRGVAVDGFVLNFVDTRQPSHYYYYNRYNDYYNYRAKGKDPKAKAKLNAS encoded by the coding sequence ATGGCGATATCCGGATTCAACAGCCAGGACAGCGATTTCGAGTGGTCGGAGGCGCTTCGGTCATTTTACTTCCGCGCGCGGATGTCGCTTTCGCGGCTCTGGTGGGTCGTGGTTATTTGCGTGGCTATTGGCGTAAGCGTTAAGTGGTATCAGCAGTCGCAGCGCCGCCCGGAGTATCGCTCGTATGCATTGATGGTGATCGACGGGCAGGTGAGCATTCCAGAAGGGGCCCGATACCAGGAGGTATTTCTCAATTTCTTCGGCACACAGATCAAGCTGATGAACAGCCAGCAGGTTCGCCAAATGGCCGAACAACGAGTCGCCGCGCTTTACCCGGAGCTGAAGAAGGTGCCGGTCTATGTCAGTATTCAGCAATCGGCTGATGCGAGTGCCTTTGACCTATCGGCGGTAGGCTCTGAGCCGAAATATACGCAGCAATACCTGGATGCCCTGATGCATGAGTTTCTCGCCTACAAGGAAGAGCGCCGCAATCAGACCACGGAAAAAGTCTTCCTGACCGTCATGGAGAAGGTGCTCGAAAAGCAGGAGGAGATTGAGGCGCTGGAGGAGGAAAAACTGAATTTCCAACGGACCAATAACATCGTATTCATTACGGAGCAGGGCAGCAATGCCGGCACCTATCTGGCCGAGCTGAATAACCGTCGCGCCGAGCTGCGCACGGAAATCCGTATCCTCAATAATATGGGGCGCAATGATGGCCAGGAGTTGGATGCGCTCACGGAGTCCAAGCTGAGTTCATTGGATATTGGCTACGAAAAGGCCAAGCGCCAAGTGGAGCAACTGAAGGCGGAGCGCGACGAGTTCTCCATCTACATGAAGCCGGCGCACCCCAAGATTCGCCGCCTGAACCAGGAGATCGAACGTCAGGCCAACTTGCTGAATATTTACCGCCGCCAAACTTTGGGACAACTCGACGACCGTCGCAAGCAACTGGAAGCCGAGCTTACGAACTTGGATGAGATCATTGCAGAGTGGGAAGTGAAGGCCTTGAAATACAGCACCTTGCTGGCGGAGTTTGACCGATTGAATTCGCGCCTCGATAGTGCCAAGACCGTGCATGCCCGGTTACTGTCCTCGATTGAGTCCATCGATATCACGCAGAACACGCACCAGGAAACCATCTCGGTTTTGCAACATGCCAGCCAGGCTCAAGAGGTGCCGATGGATACGAATAAGCAGATCGTTTTGGGCGGCGTGATGGGGCTGCTCGTTGGCTGCGGTATCCTGGCGTTGCTCTCGATGCTTGATACACGCGTGGTTTCCGCGGAAGATATTGGGGCTCGCTTTAGCCCGCCGGTACTTGGTGTGATCCCGCTACAGGTTAGCAAAAAGGGCTCACGCCTGCAGCTTTTGCAGCCGGGCGATGACCGCGTGATGTTCGCGGAATCCTGCCGCAATATTCGCTCGTCGCTGTTGTTTATGGACCTCGATGGGCAGCGTCCACAGGTGATTCTGTTGACCAGCGCGGTTCCCGCCGAGGGCAAGTCCACCCTGGCCAGTAACCTGAGCATTACGCTGGCTTTCGCGCATTCCAAGACCTTGCTGGTCGATGCGGACCTGCGCCGTGGCCGCGTGCACACGGAGTTCGATATCGATAGCAAGCCGGGCTTGGCGGAGCTGATCGAAGATCCGACCATGAATATGGAGGACGTGACGATCCATACGGACACCGAAAATTTGGACGTGATTCCCTGTGGTGATTATCCTGAGCGTCCGGGCGAGCTCCTGCTTAGCCAACGTTTCCAGCAGCTGCTGCAGGAAATGCGCGATAAATACGACTATGTCATTTTCGACTGCCCGCCGGTGCTTGCCACAGATGATACGCCGACCTTCGCCACCAAGGCAGACGCGGTTTTGTTCATGGTGCGCTCGAATTCGACCCGTTCCGGCCAGATCAAATCATCGCTCGACATCCTGGAATTGCGTGGAGTCGCGGTCGATGGCTTTGTGCTGAACTTTGTCGATACACGCCAGCCGAGCCATTACTACTACTACAATCGTTACAACGATTATTACAATTACCGGGCCAAGGGCAAAGATCCCAAAGCAAAGGCGAAGCTGAACGCCTCGTAG
- the tal gene encoding transaldolase — translation MSTQTATNQLESLKQYTKVVADTGDFESMKEYQPQDATTNPTLIYTAVEMPEYAAIFDKAIADNKGSSLTGDALSRQVMIDLLVAFGSEILKIVPGRVSTEVDARLSFDVDGSVALAKDIINLYEKNGISRERILIKLATTWEGIKAAEILKKDGINCNMTLLFSMAQAIGAAEVGAQLISPFVGRILDWYKASTGKDYVGAEDPGVQSVQQIYTYYKKFGYTTEVMGASFRNTGEIIELAGCDLLTISPKLLGELAATEGTLDKKLDAEASKEADIEKISMDENTFRWMLNEDQMATEKLSDGIRRFGADIVKLEKKIVEAL, via the coding sequence ATGAGCACTCAAACAGCCACGAACCAACTCGAATCCCTGAAGCAATACACCAAGGTGGTTGCGGATACCGGCGACTTCGAGTCCATGAAGGAATACCAGCCGCAGGACGCGACGACCAACCCGACGCTGATTTACACTGCGGTCGAAATGCCCGAGTATGCGGCGATTTTTGACAAAGCCATCGCCGACAACAAAGGCTCCAGCCTCACTGGCGACGCCCTCAGCCGCCAGGTGATGATTGACCTGCTGGTCGCCTTCGGCAGCGAAATTTTAAAAATCGTTCCCGGTCGCGTTTCCACCGAGGTGGACGCCCGTTTGTCCTTCGATGTCGACGGTAGCGTCGCTCTGGCCAAGGACATTATCAATCTCTACGAAAAGAACGGCATTTCCCGTGAGCGCATCCTGATTAAGCTCGCTACGACCTGGGAAGGCATCAAGGCCGCAGAAATTCTGAAGAAAGACGGCATTAATTGCAACATGACGCTGCTCTTCTCCATGGCTCAAGCCATTGGCGCGGCGGAAGTCGGCGCGCAGTTGATCTCGCCGTTTGTTGGCCGCATCCTTGATTGGTATAAAGCCTCCACGGGTAAGGACTACGTAGGTGCGGAAGACCCGGGTGTGCAATCCGTCCAGCAAATCTACACCTACTATAAGAAGTTTGGCTACACGACCGAGGTCATGGGCGCGAGCTTCCGCAACACCGGTGAGATCATCGAGTTGGCAGGCTGCGATCTGCTCACCATCAGCCCGAAGCTCCTGGGTGAGCTCGCCGCGACCGAAGGTACGCTCGATAAGAAGCTCGACGCCGAGGCCTCCAAGGAAGCCGACATTGAAAAGATCTCAATGGACGAAAACACCTTCCGCTGGATGCTGAACGAAGACCAGATGGCGACGGAAAAGCTCTCCGATGGCATTCGTCGCTTCGGGGCCGACATCGTAAAGCTCGAGAAGAAGATCGTCGAAGCGCTTTAA
- a CDS encoding sigma-54-dependent transcriptional regulator, producing MGTRLFSPEERPLAQSLARLVWMNPFEDVRKVLEREILDGQGGRGEEKSDLAAILALLERTINSGRSNWDLSRAPNDRDAYLYQELVFFHIFHQFRRDFDKVIEAAHVRGSAAQRIPFYDRFCQEVRHWLPQGFVGAYAMIDETRLFGVFFQVRRAFQHIFQYIVGTSPAATKLRARIWQSIFTHDMDRYQRVLADRMGDIITLITGPSGTGKELVARAIGLSRFIPFNPNTREFEEDFIKAFYPINLSALSSNLIESELFGHRKGAFTGALNDRKGYLSVCGQHGTVFLDEIGETEPAIQVKLLRLLQTRSFSPIGDTEQHAFQGKIMAATNRDLLAEIEAGRFREDFYFRLNADHVRTPSLREILRESPGELENLVSHIARKLVGADEAPVLTDEVMAVVERDLDADYPWPGNFRELEQCVRNILVHGEYAPQPLGKPDANSPASELALEIQMGNLTANDLLSRYVSLLYEKTPNYEELGRRLELDRRTVKKYLSGS from the coding sequence ATGGGCACCCGATTATTTTCCCCTGAAGAGCGGCCGCTGGCACAGAGCCTGGCGCGGCTGGTATGGATGAATCCGTTTGAAGACGTACGCAAAGTACTTGAGCGTGAAATCCTGGATGGGCAAGGGGGGCGCGGCGAAGAGAAGTCCGATCTGGCGGCTATTCTTGCCCTTTTGGAGCGGACCATTAACTCCGGCCGCAGTAATTGGGATTTGAGCCGGGCTCCGAATGACCGGGATGCCTACCTTTATCAGGAGTTGGTCTTCTTCCATATCTTCCACCAGTTTCGTCGTGATTTCGACAAAGTGATCGAGGCGGCTCATGTGCGGGGAAGCGCCGCGCAGCGTATTCCGTTTTACGACCGCTTTTGCCAGGAGGTGCGCCACTGGTTGCCGCAGGGCTTTGTCGGGGCCTACGCGATGATCGATGAAACGCGGCTCTTCGGGGTGTTTTTTCAGGTGCGCCGGGCGTTCCAGCACATTTTTCAATACATCGTAGGGACCAGTCCGGCGGCCACGAAATTACGGGCGCGCATCTGGCAGTCGATTTTTACGCACGATATGGACCGCTACCAGCGAGTGTTGGCCGACCGCATGGGGGACATCATTACGCTGATCACCGGTCCTTCGGGGACGGGTAAAGAGCTGGTTGCCCGGGCAATTGGGCTGAGCCGGTTCATTCCGTTTAACCCAAACACGCGCGAGTTCGAGGAGGACTTCATTAAAGCATTTTACCCGATCAATTTGTCGGCCTTGTCCTCGAATTTGATCGAAAGCGAACTGTTTGGGCACCGTAAAGGGGCGTTTACCGGCGCGCTGAACGACCGCAAGGGCTACCTTTCGGTTTGCGGTCAGCATGGCACCGTTTTTCTCGATGAGATTGGCGAGACCGAGCCGGCTATTCAGGTGAAGCTCCTTCGTTTGTTGCAGACCCGCTCGTTTTCACCCATTGGGGATACCGAGCAGCATGCTTTTCAGGGAAAAATTATGGCTGCCACCAACCGGGACCTCCTAGCCGAAATTGAGGCCGGGCGCTTTCGGGAGGACTTCTATTTCCGGCTCAACGCCGACCATGTGCGCACGCCATCTTTGCGGGAGATTTTACGCGAATCACCCGGGGAGCTGGAGAACCTGGTGTCGCACATTGCGCGGAAATTGGTAGGCGCGGATGAGGCACCGGTGTTGACGGATGAGGTCATGGCAGTGGTGGAGCGTGACTTGGACGCCGATTACCCCTGGCCAGGAAATTTCCGTGAGCTGGAGCAATGTGTGCGCAATATTCTCGTGCACGGTGAGTATGCGCCGCAGCCCTTGGGCAAGCCCGATGCCAACAGCCCGGCCAGCGAACTGGCGCTGGAAATCCAAATGGGCAACCTGACCGCCAATGATCTGCTTTCGCGCTACGTGAGCCTACTCTATGAAAAAACGCCCAACTACGAAGAGCTTGGGCGTCGTTTGGAATTAGACCGCCGGACCGTTAAAAAATACCTCAGCGGCAGTTAG
- the aroB gene encoding 3-dehydroquinate synthase produces MSESSTSSASTQKLTVDLGDRSYPIWITGDASHQLASDLRVRKGATASLIDEALLGSLPEIEQAGFVIPQHPKGETAKSLTMLGAIYDSLAEQKVARDGCLVAIGGGVTGDLGGFAAASYLRGIDFYQVPTTLLAMVDSSVGGKTGINIAAGKNLVGAFWQPKAVYISTSILSTLPAWEFSAGMAEVIKYGMLYDRALFDQLNALEQPLTWDHPALPGIIHRCCAIKAEIVKADEKETAASGGRALLNLGHTFAHAIENVAGYGAYLHGEAVAIGLVLAARLSEKLDGFDIDAADVSAVSAMISRYHLPTDLRTPLKRRSRVADYQWHQRDSQPATAEDCPADIEPQALPVDRLLDAMKRDKKVKAGKLRFVAMETLGQAVTVNEVDESLVRELWLEAGATS; encoded by the coding sequence ATGAGCGAATCTTCCACCTCCTCCGCAAGCACCCAAAAGCTAACCGTCGATCTCGGCGACCGCAGTTATCCCATTTGGATTACCGGGGACGCCAGCCATCAACTGGCCAGCGATCTGCGCGTGCGCAAAGGCGCTACCGCCAGTCTGATCGATGAAGCACTGCTGGGAAGCCTGCCCGAAATTGAGCAAGCGGGCTTCGTCATTCCCCAACATCCAAAGGGAGAGACGGCCAAGTCCCTGACCATGCTTGGTGCCATCTACGACTCACTGGCCGAGCAAAAGGTCGCGCGCGATGGTTGCCTCGTAGCCATCGGCGGAGGCGTGACCGGCGACCTTGGGGGATTTGCGGCCGCCAGCTACTTGCGCGGTATCGACTTTTATCAGGTCCCCACCACCCTGCTCGCGATGGTCGACAGCAGCGTCGGCGGAAAAACGGGCATCAACATCGCCGCCGGCAAAAATTTGGTCGGAGCCTTCTGGCAGCCTAAAGCGGTGTATATATCCACCAGTATTTTGTCCACCCTGCCCGCCTGGGAGTTTTCTGCGGGCATGGCAGAAGTCATCAAATACGGCATGCTCTACGACCGGGCGCTGTTTGATCAACTCAACGCACTCGAGCAGCCGTTAACCTGGGACCACCCGGCTTTGCCCGGCATCATTCACCGCTGTTGCGCGATCAAGGCAGAGATCGTCAAGGCCGACGAAAAGGAAACCGCCGCCAGCGGCGGCCGCGCCCTGCTAAATCTTGGCCACACCTTCGCGCATGCCATCGAGAATGTAGCCGGTTATGGAGCCTACCTGCATGGCGAGGCTGTAGCGATCGGGCTCGTCCTGGCGGCGCGCCTCTCCGAAAAGCTGGATGGCTTCGACATTGACGCGGCAGATGTGTCAGCGGTTTCCGCCATGATCAGCCGCTATCACTTGCCGACCGATTTGCGCACACCACTCAAGCGGCGCAGCCGCGTGGCCGACTACCAATGGCACCAGCGCGATTCGCAGCCAGCGACTGCCGAGGACTGCCCAGCCGACATCGAGCCGCAGGCCTTGCCCGTCGATCGCCTGCTCGACGCCATGAAACGCGATAAAAAAGTGAAAGCCGGCAAACTGCGATTCGTTGCCATGGAGACCCTTGGCCAGGCCGTCACTGTGAACGAAGTCGACGAGTCACTGGTGAGAGAGCTTTGGCTGGAAGCGGGAGCCACCAGCTAA
- a CDS encoding DUF423 domain-containing protein, with protein sequence MSCAGFWAVVAKTLVCDQIRSIKFFNQGIFCMSDHNRTAYFSHPCMVAVAAVMAFLAVALGAFGAHGLKETLEASAKAGTWQTAADYQFWHALALFALGLAPAKGRAIATVAWFWTVGVLVFSGSLYFLALSDMRWLGPVTPLGGTCFLIGWGILAVIAVKSALKD encoded by the coding sequence ATGTCATGTGCCGGATTTTGGGCAGTTGTTGCAAAAACCCTAGTATGCGATCAAATACGCTCAATTAAATTCTTTAACCAAGGTATTTTCTGTATGAGTGATCACAATCGAACAGCTTATTTTTCTCATCCGTGTATGGTAGCTGTGGCCGCCGTAATGGCATTCCTGGCCGTCGCGCTGGGTGCATTTGGGGCTCATGGGCTCAAGGAAACGCTGGAGGCCAGTGCAAAAGCTGGCACTTGGCAGACGGCGGCAGACTACCAATTCTGGCATGCGCTGGCGCTCTTTGCCCTCGGCTTGGCACCAGCCAAGGGGCGAGCGATTGCGACTGTGGCCTGGTTTTGGACGGTCGGTGTTCTGGTCTTTAGCGGTTCGCTATATTTTTTGGCGTTGAGTGATATGCGGTGGTTGGGGCCGGTGACGCCACTGGGTGGAACCTGCTTTCTGATTGGCTGGGGGATATTGGCAGTAATTGCCGTGAAATCTGCGCTAAAAGATTGA
- a CDS encoding PEP-CTERM sorting domain-containing protein, which yields MANLTTNRSIAAVCLSLVFGGASAHAILFFDDFNAGANPLWENNQGSWAASGGVYSAASPSSFPNALSALPFELTDFEVEFDIENVQDGGIWLRSADVPSTAVGRSGVLLVAGPSGGDLYWHIVTDGTGYGSILNTANGVFTPGVSDPHLRVTVVGDTYSVFVDGSPTAATTLTTTQFSSGQVALYDFSAQTFDNFALVPEPSALGLVVLAGGAACWLRRRR from the coding sequence ATGGCAAATCTTACTACGAATCGTTCAATCGCGGCAGTGTGTCTGTCGCTGGTCTTTGGCGGCGCGAGTGCGCACGCTATTCTGTTTTTCGATGATTTCAACGCGGGTGCCAACCCATTGTGGGAGAATAATCAAGGCTCCTGGGCTGCCAGTGGCGGTGTTTACAGCGCGGCGAGCCCGTCGTCTTTTCCGAATGCGTTGTCCGCGCTTCCGTTTGAGCTGACGGACTTCGAAGTGGAGTTCGATATTGAAAATGTGCAAGACGGCGGCATCTGGTTGCGCAGTGCGGATGTGCCCAGTACGGCGGTTGGCCGGAGCGGCGTGTTGCTGGTGGCGGGCCCGAGCGGTGGGGACCTTTATTGGCATATTGTGACCGACGGCACGGGCTATGGCTCCATTCTGAATACTGCCAATGGCGTTTTCACGCCAGGTGTGAGTGATCCCCACTTGCGGGTGACCGTTGTGGGCGACACGTATTCGGTATTCGTGGATGGCTCCCCGACAGCTGCGACAACGCTAACGACGACACAATTCTCATCCGGCCAAGTTGCGCTCTATGATTTTTCCGCCCAAACCTTTGATAATTTCGCACTCGTGCCGGAGCCCAGTGCATTGGGTTTGGTGGTTCTGGCGGGAGGTGCCGCTTGTTGGCTGCGGCGTCGGCGCTAG
- a CDS encoding SLBB domain-containing protein, which translates to MMGTAFGQVDTTPVNPVPGAGSQASVGQSAVDDADDELSPNYRAPAPPIDQDDSNVAMSELDDSKAIKVGDRLEYTVLEDREPPEVLLVDEDGNVDVPLLGDVSAVGQTARQFARKVSDALKQDFYYQATVLVSEHEGNARRGMVIVMGEVNKEGMVEIPSGDILRVSDAIMRAGGFTVYADSSRVSLIRPNPKNPEASERFDVNVAQILETGRLDQDIIVRANDRIFVARRGDTSGQYTISGAVNRPGVYPISIGQKIRLSEAILTAGGFTQFGDGSDVKLIRFDEEGNRDEQEIDVEEILEKGRMDTDVLLKPSDRIIVGEKWIKF; encoded by the coding sequence ATGATGGGAACCGCTTTCGGGCAAGTGGATACAACTCCGGTCAATCCCGTGCCCGGAGCCGGTAGCCAAGCTAGCGTTGGGCAGTCAGCGGTGGATGATGCCGATGACGAACTCTCGCCGAATTATCGGGCCCCGGCACCTCCCATTGACCAAGACGATTCCAACGTGGCCATGAGCGAGTTGGATGACTCGAAGGCCATCAAGGTAGGTGATCGCCTGGAGTACACCGTGCTTGAAGACCGCGAGCCACCCGAGGTCTTGTTGGTTGATGAGGATGGCAATGTGGATGTGCCTCTGCTGGGAGATGTCTCTGCCGTGGGTCAAACAGCCCGTCAGTTTGCCCGCAAGGTTAGCGATGCGCTTAAGCAGGACTTCTATTACCAGGCCACCGTTCTGGTCTCCGAGCATGAGGGGAATGCCCGCCGTGGTATGGTCATTGTCATGGGCGAGGTGAACAAGGAAGGGATGGTGGAAATTCCATCCGGCGATATTTTGCGCGTGAGTGACGCCATCATGCGGGCAGGCGGGTTTACCGTTTACGCTGATTCCTCGCGCGTATCGTTAATTCGGCCTAACCCTAAAAATCCCGAGGCGTCGGAGCGATTCGATGTCAACGTTGCCCAGATTCTGGAAACCGGGCGGCTTGATCAGGATATCATTGTGCGCGCTAACGACCGTATTTTTGTAGCGCGCCGCGGGGATACCAGCGGCCAATACACTATTAGCGGCGCGGTGAACCGGCCCGGGGTTTATCCGATCTCGATTGGGCAGAAGATTCGGCTCAGTGAGGCGATCCTCACGGCGGGCGGTTTTACTCAGTTTGGTGACGGTTCGGATGTAAAGCTGATCCGTTTTGATGAAGAGGGTAATCGCGACGAGCAGGAGATTGATGTGGAGGAAATCCTGGAAAAAGGGCGTATGGACACTGATGTGTTGCTGAAACCAAGTGACCGCATCATTGTCGGCGAGAAGTGGATTAAATTCTAA
- the lpxA gene encoding acyl-ACP--UDP-N-acetylglucosamine O-acyltransferase: MNSGQEFQGVENNVELGEGVRIAPFAIVKGGSILGDRVQVDHFAVVGGNPQFLGFDESLSTGVKIGTGSVIREGVTINRSTHEGEFTTIGEKCFLMANSHVAHDCALGNNVILANGVLLAGHVTVGDNVFFGGNTAVQQFTRIGEGAMVAGLARISMDVPPFVMTGYENDVVGLNLVGLKRRNFSADEIADLKRCFRAVYLSKPHGSPTKKAADALNSLPETARGEQFLRFFTDCEKRKFLRSRIK; the protein is encoded by the coding sequence ATGAATAGTGGCCAAGAATTTCAGGGCGTAGAGAACAATGTCGAGCTGGGCGAAGGCGTGCGCATCGCGCCCTTTGCGATCGTGAAGGGTGGCAGCATCCTCGGCGACCGCGTGCAGGTGGACCACTTTGCCGTCGTAGGCGGCAACCCGCAATTTCTCGGCTTTGATGAGTCCCTGAGCACTGGCGTCAAAATCGGCACAGGGAGCGTGATCCGCGAAGGCGTCACGATCAACCGCTCCACCCACGAAGGCGAATTCACGACCATTGGCGAGAAATGCTTCCTCATGGCCAACAGCCACGTGGCCCACGATTGCGCGCTGGGCAACAACGTCATCCTGGCCAATGGCGTGCTGCTGGCAGGCCACGTCACCGTAGGCGACAACGTGTTTTTCGGCGGCAACACAGCCGTGCAGCAGTTTACCCGCATTGGCGAAGGGGCGATGGTCGCCGGCCTCGCGCGCATCTCAATGGACGTGCCTCCGTTTGTCATGACCGGCTATGAAAACGATGTCGTCGGGTTGAACCTCGTCGGGCTCAAGCGGCGCAATTTTTCGGCGGACGAGATTGCAGACCTGAAGCGCTGCTTCCGCGCCGTCTATCTGAGCAAGCCCCACGGCTCCCCGACCAAGAAAGCAGCCGATGCCCTGAATTCACTTCCGGAAACTGCTCGTGGCGAACAGTTTTTGCGATTTTTCACCGACTGCGAAAAACGAAAATTCCTCCGATCTCGCATCAAATAA